One stretch of Longimicrobium sp. DNA includes these proteins:
- a CDS encoding DUF58 domain-containing protein — protein MLSRFSPPKREPRRRFVWLRSLFRRRRPHAPALPAHASTAPALPEVLRQVRRIELRTRGLVSSRFSGEYHSVFKGQGIEFVEVREYLPGDDVRTIDWNVSARTGGTFVKKYVEERELSVLLMVDLSGSERFGTRGRFKSEMVAEVAASLAMSAVRNNDRVALLVFTDGIELFVPPRKGRRHALRIVRDLLSFEPKGVGTDLTGAIEYAVRLLRSRSIVFLVSDFQQPVTHELERALTAMAYRHDVVPVVLTDAAELEFPDAGLVQVTDPETGALVVFNSGDDEHRRAFRDAVERERTAILRIFRRLGLDAIELNTAGDTSRAILSFFRRRERRLRR, from the coding sequence ATGCTGAGCCGCTTCTCCCCACCGAAACGCGAGCCGCGGCGGCGCTTCGTCTGGCTGCGCTCGCTCTTCCGGCGCCGGCGGCCGCACGCGCCGGCGCTCCCCGCGCACGCAAGCACGGCGCCGGCGCTCCCCGAGGTGCTGCGGCAGGTGCGGCGCATCGAGCTGCGCACGCGGGGGCTCGTCTCGTCGCGCTTCAGCGGCGAGTACCACTCGGTGTTCAAGGGGCAGGGGATCGAGTTCGTCGAGGTGCGCGAGTACCTCCCCGGCGACGACGTGCGCACCATCGACTGGAACGTCTCGGCGCGCACCGGCGGCACCTTCGTCAAGAAGTACGTGGAGGAGCGCGAGCTCTCCGTCCTGCTGATGGTCGATCTCTCCGGCTCGGAGCGGTTCGGCACGCGCGGGCGGTTCAAGAGCGAGATGGTGGCCGAGGTGGCCGCCTCGCTGGCGATGAGCGCGGTGCGCAACAACGACCGCGTGGCCCTCCTCGTCTTCACCGACGGCATCGAGCTGTTCGTTCCCCCGCGCAAGGGGCGGCGCCACGCGCTGCGCATCGTCCGCGACCTCCTCTCCTTCGAGCCGAAGGGGGTGGGGACGGACCTCACCGGCGCCATCGAGTACGCCGTGCGCCTCCTCCGCTCGCGCTCCATCGTCTTCCTGGTCTCCGACTTCCAGCAGCCGGTGACGCACGAGCTGGAGCGCGCGCTCACGGCGATGGCCTACCGCCACGACGTCGTTCCCGTCGTGCTCACCGACGCGGCGGAGCTGGAGTTTCCCGACGCCGGGCTGGTGCAGGTGACCGACCCCGAGACGGGCGCGCTGGTCGTCTTCAATTCGGGGGATGATGAACATCGCCGGGCGTTCCGCGATGCGGTGGAGCGCGAGCGGACGGCGATCCTGCGCATCTTCCGCCGCCTGGGGCTCGATGCGATCGAGCTGAACACGGCGGGCGACACCTCGCGCGCGATCCTCTCCTTCTTCCGCCGCCGCGAGCGCCGGCTCCGCCGATGA
- a CDS encoding VWA domain-containing protein: MTIQFAHPWALALLVLVPLWWWRVRRARDTGIVFSRASTLAALGTRGAAFLGVLPEILRTAALVSLILAIARPRTGARVVEETSEGIDIMVAIDVSSSMLAQDFTPNRLGAAKTTLAEFISGRPHDRIGLVAFAAEALTQVPATADHNLLGAALDNIQVGVLEDGTAIGLGLATAANRLKLAAGQSRVIILMSDGVNNRGAVNPVDAAKASAAFGIRVFTIGVGSRTRARIPVAVTPDGRLRYAWMPVDIDEPLLRQIAQTTGGRYYRATDTRALQRVYAEIDRLVKTRVQVRRYVRFSERYLPFLLAAAALLVSEWCFRATRWGRVP, from the coding sequence GTGACCATCCAGTTCGCGCACCCGTGGGCCCTGGCGCTGCTGGTGCTCGTGCCGCTCTGGTGGTGGCGCGTCCGGCGCGCGCGCGACACGGGGATCGTCTTCTCGCGCGCGTCGACGCTGGCCGCGCTGGGGACGCGCGGGGCGGCATTCCTGGGTGTTCTGCCGGAGATCCTGCGCACGGCGGCGCTCGTCTCCCTGATCCTGGCCATCGCCCGGCCGCGCACCGGCGCGCGCGTGGTGGAGGAGACGTCGGAGGGAATCGACATCATGGTGGCCATCGACGTCTCGTCGTCGATGCTGGCGCAGGATTTCACCCCCAACCGCCTGGGCGCGGCGAAAACGACGCTGGCGGAGTTCATTTCCGGCCGCCCTCACGACCGCATCGGCCTGGTCGCCTTCGCCGCCGAGGCGCTGACGCAGGTGCCCGCGACGGCGGACCACAACCTCCTCGGCGCCGCGCTCGACAACATCCAGGTGGGCGTGCTGGAGGATGGGACCGCGATCGGGCTCGGCCTGGCGACGGCGGCGAATCGGCTGAAGCTGGCGGCCGGGCAGTCGCGCGTGATCATCCTGATGAGCGACGGCGTGAACAACCGCGGCGCCGTGAACCCGGTGGACGCGGCGAAGGCGTCGGCGGCGTTCGGCATCCGCGTGTTCACCATCGGCGTGGGGTCGAGGACGCGCGCGCGCATCCCCGTCGCCGTCACCCCCGACGGCCGGCTGCGCTACGCGTGGATGCCCGTGGACATCGACGAGCCGCTGCTGCGCCAGATCGCCCAGACCACGGGCGGCCGATACTATCGCGCCACCGACACGCGCGCCCTCCAGCGCGTCTACGCCGAGATCGACCGCCTGGTGAAGACGCGCGTGCAGGTGCGGCGCTACGTGCGCTTCAGCGAGCGCTATCTCCCGTTCCTCCTGGCCGCCGCGGCGCTGCTCGTCTCCGAGTGGTGCTTCCGGGCCACGCGGTGGGGGAGGGTACCATGA
- a CDS encoding VWA domain-containing protein, giving the protein MDRMAHPELLHLIPLLPAIVGVAMLLYARRRRQAAEALGEAGLVRRLSAADLTAAPNRRILLVTLAALLLGVALVGPLWGVEPELGQGGTADVVLVLDASNSMRVRDVEPDRLGWEKRAARELLQRLDGARVGMAIFTGRGYAVSPLTTDFTALQLYLDGLSPEVVTQGGTSLSEAITQSMGLLMETRGEMPSGSLVLLTDGDALEERDEVLRAANIARRAGVPVSTVGIGTPQGGRVPDLDPVTGKQLGWKREPNGEVAVSRLGAPLLAEVAKRSGGVYVNAAQPNAAVQVAAAARGVPGRARRTGAGAPGNRYEWFAAAALLLLALDALVPEELAGRRRKPRTRGAA; this is encoded by the coding sequence ATGGACCGCATGGCGCACCCCGAGCTGCTGCATCTCATCCCCCTCCTCCCGGCGATCGTGGGGGTGGCGATGCTGCTGTACGCGCGCCGCCGACGCCAGGCCGCCGAGGCGCTGGGCGAGGCCGGGCTCGTGCGCCGCCTGAGCGCGGCCGACCTGACCGCCGCGCCCAACCGCCGCATCCTGCTGGTGACGCTGGCGGCGCTCCTCCTCGGCGTGGCGCTCGTGGGGCCGCTCTGGGGGGTGGAGCCGGAGCTGGGGCAGGGGGGGACGGCGGACGTGGTGCTGGTCCTCGACGCGTCCAACTCCATGCGCGTGCGCGACGTGGAGCCCGACCGGCTGGGGTGGGAGAAGCGCGCCGCGCGCGAGCTGCTGCAGCGGCTCGACGGCGCGCGCGTGGGGATGGCGATCTTTACCGGCCGCGGCTACGCCGTCTCGCCGCTGACGACGGACTTCACCGCGCTGCAGCTGTACCTCGACGGCCTCTCGCCCGAGGTGGTGACGCAGGGCGGCACCTCGCTCTCCGAGGCCATCACCCAGTCGATGGGGCTGCTGATGGAAACGCGCGGGGAGATGCCGTCCGGCTCGCTCGTCCTGCTGACCGACGGCGACGCGCTGGAGGAGCGCGACGAGGTGCTGCGCGCGGCGAACATCGCCCGGCGTGCCGGCGTCCCCGTCAGCACGGTGGGGATCGGCACGCCGCAGGGCGGCCGCGTTCCCGACCTGGATCCGGTGACGGGGAAGCAACTCGGCTGGAAGCGCGAGCCCAACGGCGAGGTGGCCGTCTCCCGCCTGGGCGCGCCGCTGCTGGCGGAGGTGGCGAAGCGCAGCGGCGGCGTCTACGTCAACGCGGCGCAGCCGAACGCCGCCGTGCAGGTCGCCGCCGCCGCGCGCGGGGTCCCAGGGCGGGCGCGGCGGACGGGCGCCGGCGCGCCGGGGAACCGCTACGAGTGGTTCGCCGCGGCGGCGCTGCTGCTGCTGGCCCTCGACGCGCTGGTCCCCGAGGAGCTGGCGGGACGGCGTCGGAAGCCGCGGACGCGGGGGGCGGCGTGA
- a CDS encoding tetratricopeptide repeat protein, giving the protein MKRLLLLLAFPPLLGGGIAEGNRLYREGQFRRAEAVYRRRLADGDTSAALRYDLGTALLRLGRWDDARPHLEAAAETRVAALRQRAHYNAGNADLEPVFRRRVTGDEQRRERLERAIRHYKEALLLRPGDMDAKWNLELALRLLRREPPRQGGGGGGNESSPSSGGGGAQQPQPAPQPSPSQQPRPELSEREAERILTGAAGAEKEAQRQVLKRARADRRPTRDW; this is encoded by the coding sequence GTGAAGCGGCTCCTGCTCCTGCTCGCCTTTCCGCCGCTGCTGGGCGGCGGCATCGCGGAGGGGAACCGCCTCTACCGCGAAGGCCAGTTCCGCCGCGCCGAGGCCGTCTACCGCCGCCGCCTGGCCGACGGCGACACCTCCGCCGCGCTGCGCTACGACCTGGGCACGGCGCTGCTGCGGCTGGGGCGGTGGGACGACGCCCGCCCGCACCTGGAGGCCGCGGCGGAGACGCGGGTCGCCGCGCTGCGCCAGCGCGCGCACTACAACGCGGGGAACGCGGACCTGGAGCCCGTCTTCCGCCGCCGCGTGACGGGTGACGAGCAGCGGCGCGAGCGGCTGGAGCGCGCCATCCGCCACTACAAGGAGGCGCTCCTCCTCCGCCCCGGCGACATGGACGCCAAGTGGAACCTGGAGTTGGCGCTGCGCCTCCTCCGCCGCGAACCGCCGCGGCAGGGGGGGGGAGGGGGCGGCAACGAGAGCAGCCCGTCGTCGGGCGGCGGGGGCGCGCAGCAGCCGCAGCCCGCGCCGCAGCCGTCGCCGTCGCAGCAGCCGCGGCCGGAGCTGAGCGAGCGCGAGGCCGAGCGCATCCTCACCGGTGCGGCGGGCGCGGAGAAGGAAGCGCAGCGCCAGGTGCTGAAGCGCGCCCGCGCCGACCGCCGCCCCACGCGCGACTGGTGA